A single genomic interval of Peribacillus sp. FSL H8-0477 harbors:
- a CDS encoding ABC transporter ATP-binding protein: protein MISIKDGNFFYQKAKSKEQTYLYNNDISFDLHPGEIMSILGPNGAGKTTLLKCIMGLLKWEKGETLLNGKPLSTLRQKEVWRTIGYVPQASKMTFGYSILDLVTMGRALLIHAYAQPTQEDRQAALDALELVGIQHLADQSCTAVSGGELQLALIARTLVSDPKILILDEPESHLDIQKQKIILQTIKKLVKERDLACIINTHYANHAFYFGDKVLMVAKNKPVITGPVSEIMTEENIFHYFDIEVKKLLHSDNGQVFETIVPKYFGLDNSDR, encoded by the coding sequence TTGATCTCAATAAAAGATGGAAACTTTTTTTATCAAAAAGCAAAGAGCAAAGAGCAAACCTATTTATACAATAATGATATATCCTTTGACTTGCATCCTGGTGAAATCATGTCGATTCTAGGTCCAAATGGTGCAGGGAAAACAACCTTATTAAAATGTATTATGGGTCTCCTGAAATGGGAAAAAGGCGAAACATTATTAAATGGGAAACCACTTTCAACTCTACGTCAAAAAGAAGTATGGCGAACAATTGGGTATGTACCTCAGGCTTCCAAAATGACCTTTGGTTACTCGATCCTAGATCTAGTCACAATGGGACGTGCATTGTTAATTCATGCTTATGCACAGCCCACACAAGAGGACCGGCAAGCTGCGCTTGATGCGCTAGAACTTGTAGGCATTCAGCATCTAGCTGATCAGTCTTGTACAGCTGTCAGCGGCGGTGAGCTTCAGCTGGCATTGATTGCACGAACATTGGTATCAGATCCAAAAATTTTAATACTAGATGAGCCAGAATCACATCTAGATATTCAAAAGCAAAAAATCATCTTGCAGACCATTAAAAAGTTGGTCAAAGAACGAGACTTAGCTTGCATTATCAATACTCATTATGCGAATCATGCTTTTTACTTTGGTGATAAGGTACTTATGGTCGCTAAAAATAAACCTGTCATTACGGGCCCTGTTTCTGAAATTATGACAGAGGAAAACATCTTTCATTACTTTGATATTGAAGTGAAAAAATTGTTACATAGCGACAATGGTCAGGTATTTGAAACCATCGTCCCTAAATATTTTGGATTAGATAACAGTGACCGATGA